A window of Myxococcota bacterium contains these coding sequences:
- the panC gene encoding pantoate--beta-alanine ligase, producing the protein MERIESVRALQARADAVRAAGQRIGLVPTMGALHEGHLSLVRSARERSDQVWVSIFVNPTQFNDPKDLDGYPRTLESDLAACREAGVDLVFLPDAAEMYPEGADTFVEVEALSRPLCGASRPGHFRGVTTIVAKLFLVAKPHVAVFGQKDFQQLALIRRMARDLCFDVEVVGAPTVREADGLALSSRNLNLDAEARSQALVLSRALDAAEAAVAAGERDGARLLATVRAEVAKAPRGELDYAELRHPDDLSPAPTTLDGPTLLALAVFMHPAVPPAEQRHTVRLIDNRVLLAQA; encoded by the coding sequence GTGGAACGCATCGAGAGCGTTCGAGCGCTGCAGGCGCGCGCCGATGCCGTGCGCGCCGCTGGGCAGCGGATCGGCCTGGTGCCGACGATGGGTGCACTGCACGAGGGACACCTCTCCCTCGTGCGGTCCGCCCGGGAGCGGTCCGACCAGGTCTGGGTGTCGATCTTCGTGAACCCCACCCAGTTCAACGATCCGAAGGACCTCGACGGCTACCCGCGCACCCTCGAGAGTGATCTCGCGGCGTGTCGGGAGGCCGGCGTGGATCTCGTTTTCCTGCCCGACGCCGCTGAGATGTATCCGGAAGGCGCCGACACCTTCGTCGAGGTGGAGGCGTTGTCCCGGCCGCTCTGCGGGGCCTCTCGGCCCGGCCACTTCCGTGGGGTCACGACGATCGTGGCCAAGCTCTTCCTGGTCGCGAAGCCGCACGTCGCGGTGTTCGGTCAGAAGGACTTCCAGCAACTCGCCCTGATCCGCCGGATGGCCCGCGACCTCTGCTTCGACGTCGAGGTGGTGGGCGCACCGACGGTGCGCGAGGCCGATGGGCTGGCGCTCTCGAGCCGCAACCTGAACCTCGACGCCGAGGCGCGCAGCCAGGCGCTCGTGCTCTCCCGGGCACTGGACGCGGCCGAGGCCGCCGTGGCGGCGGGGGAGCGCGACGGCGCTCGCCTGCTCGCCACCGTGCGTGCCGAGGTGGCGAAGGCGCCTCGCGGCGAACTCGACTACGCCGAGCTCCGCCACCCCGACGACCTGTCACCTGCACCCACCACACTCGACGGACCGACGCTCCTGGCCCTGGCCGTCTTCATGCATCCCGCCGTTCCGCCCGCGGAACAGCGGCACACCGTTCGACTCATCGACAACCGCGTCCTGCTCGCGCAGGCGTGA
- the panB gene encoding 3-methyl-2-oxobutanoate hydroxymethyltransferase has translation MSTVTLKSARERRVTAPSLQRAKERGEPITMLTAYDFTFARIFDAAGIDVLLVGDSLGNVVQGQDTTLPVSLDEMIYHTRLVARGASRALVVADLPFGSYQISSEDALRSAVRCVKEGAAQAVKLEGGTNVATTIERIVAAEIPVMGHVGLTPQAIHRMGGHRVQGRTEDSAERVIADAHAVQEAGAFAVVLEGMPAELARAVTQALEIPTIGIGAGVECDGQVLVMHDMLGLSDWTPSFVKQYAGVGVTVAQAARRFAEEVRERKFPDAEHSYR, from the coding sequence ATGTCCACCGTCACCCTGAAATCGGCACGCGAACGCCGCGTGACCGCTCCGTCCCTCCAGCGCGCGAAGGAGCGCGGCGAGCCGATCACGATGCTCACCGCCTACGATTTCACCTTCGCCCGTATCTTCGATGCCGCTGGCATCGACGTCCTGCTCGTCGGTGATTCCCTCGGCAATGTCGTGCAAGGCCAGGACACCACGCTCCCGGTCAGCCTCGACGAGATGATCTATCACACCCGGCTCGTCGCCCGCGGTGCCTCGCGCGCCCTGGTCGTCGCCGACCTTCCGTTCGGCAGCTACCAGATCTCGTCCGAAGACGCGCTGCGCAGCGCGGTTCGCTGCGTGAAGGAGGGCGCGGCCCAGGCCGTGAAGCTCGAGGGCGGCACCAACGTCGCCACGACCATCGAGCGCATCGTCGCGGCCGAGATTCCGGTGATGGGGCACGTCGGCCTCACGCCCCAGGCGATCCATCGCATGGGGGGCCATCGCGTGCAGGGTCGCACCGAGGACAGCGCCGAGCGCGTCATCGCCGACGCCCACGCGGTGCAGGAAGCCGGAGCGTTCGCGGTCGTGCTCGAGGGCATGCCCGCCGAGCTGGCGCGCGCCGTGACCCAGGCGCTCGAGATCCCGACGATCGGAATCGGCGCGGGTGTCGAGTGCGACGGCCAGGTGCTCGTGATGCACGACATGCTCGGCCTCTCGGACTGGACGCCCAGCTTCGTGAAGCAGTACGCCGGGGTCGGGGTCACCGTGGCCCAGGCCGCGCGACGCTTCGCCGAGGAAGTCCGGGAGCGCAAGTTCCCCGACGCCGAGCACTCGTACCGCTAG
- the rsmA gene encoding 16S rRNA (adenine(1518)-N(6)/adenine(1519)-N(6))-dimethyltransferase RsmA yields the protein MKADEIREILKRHELVLHKDRGQNFLCDAALADALVDAAGVEPDDVVIEVGTGLGVLTRALAARARRVVTIEIDGGLVRALAAEALLPDNVELLHQDALRVDWTGLVRREAAVRVVANLPYSVSGPILRVLLDLRDRLRDWSVMLQRDVAERIAAPPGGRDYGSLAVLHALCVDVERVRDLGGGAFFPAPQVASRFVRIVPRPSAVLGDTSLRQVERVVRAAFGQRRKTLANALRGGGLGSAAVLAEVCARAGVDAGARAETLAPEAFVALTRSLAEWSA from the coding sequence GTGAAGGCCGACGAGATCCGCGAGATCCTGAAGCGCCATGAGCTGGTGCTCCACAAGGACCGCGGGCAGAACTTTCTCTGCGACGCCGCGCTGGCGGACGCGCTGGTCGACGCCGCCGGCGTGGAACCCGACGACGTCGTGATCGAAGTGGGCACCGGGTTGGGCGTGCTCACGCGGGCCCTCGCCGCACGCGCACGACGCGTCGTGACGATCGAGATCGACGGGGGACTGGTGCGCGCCCTCGCGGCCGAAGCGCTGCTCCCCGACAACGTGGAGCTGCTGCACCAGGATGCCCTGCGCGTCGATTGGACCGGGCTCGTCCGTCGCGAAGCCGCCGTGCGGGTCGTCGCGAACCTTCCCTACTCGGTATCGGGCCCGATCCTGCGCGTGTTGCTCGATCTCCGCGACCGACTCCGCGACTGGTCGGTGATGTTGCAGCGGGATGTGGCCGAGCGCATCGCGGCGCCGCCGGGGGGGCGCGACTACGGGTCCTTGGCGGTGCTGCACGCCCTCTGTGTCGACGTGGAGCGCGTGCGCGATCTCGGCGGTGGGGCCTTCTTTCCCGCTCCCCAGGTCGCATCGCGTTTCGTGCGGATCGTCCCGCGACCGAGCGCTGTGCTGGGAGACACTTCCCTGCGTCAGGTGGAGCGCGTCGTTCGCGCCGCCTTCGGCCAGCGTCGCAAGACGCTCGCGAACGCGCTTCGGGGGGGCGGTCTCGGGTCGGCGGCGGTGCTCGCCGAGGTGTGCGCTCGCGCGGGCGTCGACGCGGGTGCGCGTGCGGAGACGTTGGCTCCGGAGGCGTTCGTCGCGTTGACCCGGAGCCTGGCGGAGTGGTCCGCGTGA
- the tsaD gene encoding tRNA (adenosine(37)-N6)-threonylcarbamoyltransferase complex transferase subunit TsaD — MPDASGRHPMRWVLGIESSCDEMAAAVVRDGRTIASSCIHGQEDVHRPYGGVVPELASRDHLAAVSGVVERALREAEIESDMLNGVAVTAGPGLVGSLLVGLSFGKALAYRLGVPLVGVHHLSGHLASAELADPDLALPYLGLVVSGGHTALYRIDDAEPELLGETRDDAVGEAFDKVAALLDLPYPGGPAVSRLAEQGSTDAFSFPRPLLDRPGLDFSYSGLKTAVALEVERQRPLTDDVRADLAASFEAAAVDVLVARTRRAASQTELDQVAVVGGVAANRRLREALAAAGDDAGFRAVFPPLSLCTDNAAMIAAAGARLLARGEHHGFALNSFSRVPLGTAPWQGASSG, encoded by the coding sequence ATGCCCGACGCTTCGGGTCGGCATCCGATGCGTTGGGTGCTCGGGATCGAGAGTTCCTGCGACGAGATGGCCGCGGCCGTCGTGCGCGACGGTCGCACGATCGCGTCGAGTTGCATCCACGGTCAGGAAGACGTCCATCGCCCCTACGGCGGGGTCGTGCCCGAGCTCGCGTCGCGGGACCACCTCGCCGCCGTCTCCGGCGTCGTCGAGCGTGCCCTCCGCGAGGCCGAGATCGAAAGCGACATGCTGAACGGCGTCGCGGTGACCGCGGGCCCGGGGCTCGTGGGCTCGCTGCTCGTCGGCCTGTCCTTCGGCAAGGCGCTCGCGTATCGGCTCGGCGTTCCGCTCGTCGGCGTGCACCATCTGTCGGGGCATCTCGCGTCGGCGGAGCTCGCGGACCCGGACCTCGCGCTGCCCTATCTGGGACTGGTCGTCTCGGGCGGGCACACGGCGCTCTACCGCATCGACGACGCCGAGCCCGAGCTCCTCGGCGAGACCCGGGACGACGCGGTCGGCGAGGCCTTCGACAAGGTCGCCGCGCTCCTCGATCTCCCCTATCCCGGCGGGCCGGCCGTCTCGCGGCTGGCGGAGCAAGGAAGCACCGACGCGTTCTCGTTCCCGCGGCCGCTGCTCGATCGTCCCGGCCTCGACTTCTCCTACAGCGGTCTCAAGACCGCGGTCGCGCTCGAGGTCGAACGTCAGCGTCCGCTCACCGACGACGTGCGCGCCGACCTGGCGGCCTCCTTCGAAGCCGCTGCGGTGGACGTGCTGGTCGCCCGCACGCGTCGCGCGGCATCCCAGACCGAGCTCGACCAGGTCGCGGTGGTGGGGGGCGTCGCGGCGAATCGCCGCTTGCGCGAGGCGTTGGCTGCCGCGGGGGACGACGCCGGCTTTCGCGCCGTGTTCCCGCCGCTCTCGCTCTGCACCGACAACGCCGCCATGATCGCCGCCGCCGGGGCGCGCCTCCTGGCACGCGGAGAGCACCACGGCTTCGCCCTGAACTCCTTCTCGCGGGTCCCGCTCGGCACCGCACCCTGGCAGGGCGCGAGTTCCGGGTGA
- the dksA gene encoding RNA polymerase-binding protein DksA, with the protein MLNKRDLQKFKKLLTEQREQIVGNTKKTLSGDIHVDPDDFPDEMDIASSEVSLQFAGRLREREQGLLSKIDEALKKIEDGEYGECMSCGEAIGVARLKARPVAELCIECKSEQEKLERRTG; encoded by the coding sequence GTGTTGAACAAGCGGGACTTGCAGAAGTTCAAGAAGCTGTTGACCGAGCAGCGTGAACAGATCGTCGGCAACACCAAGAAGACGTTGTCCGGGGACATCCACGTCGATCCCGATGACTTTCCCGATGAAATGGACATCGCCTCGTCCGAGGTGAGCCTCCAGTTCGCTGGACGCCTCCGCGAACGCGAGCAGGGCCTGCTCTCGAAGATCGACGAGGCGCTGAAGAAGATCGAGGACGGCGAGTACGGAGAGTGCATGTCCTGTGGCGAGGCCATCGGCGTCGCTCGTCTCAAGGCTCGCCCCGTCGCCGAGCTCTGCATCGAGTGCAAGTCGGAGCAGGAAAAGCTCGAGCGTCGAACCGGCTGA
- the ybgF gene encoding tol-pal system protein YbgF, which translates to MHEHTAGKSTAKRHARVLAIALGAVALLSVACATPAELRKLQNRVTDLEKSGGGGGPGDRDRLADLGSQVTSLQRDLDALNGRLEVMERQAKQALEEARAARREANLGASQAQPGPESPGQGGDSPSEPVSEEVQSYRDAYAKWRSGDAAGCVDRFGKFLQTYPASDYADDATYWLADCYFKQGNYSAAVLRFDDVARQYPTGNKAADALYRQGEALLRMGHGTAAGNAFEKVMRDYPDSARVPEAKRQLELLGAG; encoded by the coding sequence ATGCACGAACACACGGCAGGAAAGTCCACGGCAAAGCGGCACGCGCGCGTGCTGGCGATCGCTCTCGGAGCGGTCGCGCTCTTGTCGGTGGCCTGCGCGACGCCAGCCGAGCTGCGCAAGCTCCAGAATCGCGTGACCGACCTCGAGAAGTCGGGTGGCGGGGGTGGACCCGGCGATCGGGATCGCCTGGCCGATCTGGGCTCCCAGGTGACGTCGCTACAGCGCGACCTCGATGCGTTGAACGGTCGGCTCGAGGTGATGGAGCGCCAGGCGAAGCAGGCGCTCGAGGAGGCGCGGGCGGCGCGCCGCGAGGCGAACCTGGGCGCTTCCCAGGCGCAGCCGGGGCCCGAGTCACCGGGCCAGGGGGGCGATTCCCCGTCGGAGCCCGTGTCCGAAGAGGTCCAGAGCTACCGGGATGCCTACGCAAAGTGGCGGTCCGGAGACGCGGCGGGCTGTGTTGACCGCTTCGGGAAGTTCTTGCAAACTTATCCGGCTTCGGATTATGCCGACGATGCAACCTACTGGCTGGCCGACTGCTACTTCAAGCAGGGCAACTATTCCGCAGCCGTTCTGCGGTTCGATGACGTGGCTCGTCAGTACCCGACGGGCAATAAAGCCGCCGACGCGCTCTACCGACAAGGCGAAGCGCTGCTGCGGATGGGGCACGGCACGGCTGCGGGCAATGCGTTCGAGAAGGTCATGCGCGACTACCCGGATTCGGCTCGCGTGCCCGAAGCGAAGCGCCAGCTCGAGCTTCTCGGGGCCGGCTGA
- a CDS encoding Tol-Pal system beta propeller repeat protein TolB, whose amino-acid sequence MDDRLPSAGRVLMRGLYTLLAFAAVFGLSAASAERAAVVVTPGGEQTYRIAVQQFRDANPKLAAEFRAALTAALEYSNVFRQIPDDAFLGPVTTAEGRADAPLDCPNWSQIGADALVEGEIERDPAGFSIAFRVWDASRCRRLLRRRYQQSGRDLERAARRLADDVVEAFIGLRGVSSTEIAFVSDRGGNKEIYVMNADGSNARAATANRSINNFPSWSPDGEGIIYTSYRQQNRPLIFLSSRGKARPGRLLSRLGVERSLYRAVFSPDPNRMALVMSTGEAADLFTVAPDGGRLKRLTRSRAIDISPSFSPDGERLSFVSDRTGSPQIYLMNADGTNIRRLTFDGSYNTNPKWSPDGLWIAYETRVGGQFDIWLIDPDGTVNVPLVTNPRSDEAPSWSPNSRKLIFSSTRRGRADLYVIDRDGSSLRRLTSSAGNNTSPDWGPFPR is encoded by the coding sequence GTGGACGATCGTCTTCCGTCCGCGGGACGCGTTCTGATGCGGGGGCTCTACACGCTCCTGGCGTTCGCCGCTGTGTTCGGTCTCTCTGCCGCGAGCGCCGAGCGCGCCGCGGTGGTCGTGACCCCGGGCGGCGAGCAGACCTATCGGATCGCGGTTCAGCAGTTCCGCGACGCCAACCCCAAGCTGGCCGCCGAGTTCCGCGCCGCGCTCACGGCGGCCCTCGAGTACTCGAACGTCTTCCGTCAGATCCCGGACGACGCCTTTCTCGGGCCGGTGACGACGGCCGAAGGGCGCGCCGACGCGCCTCTCGACTGCCCGAACTGGTCCCAGATCGGCGCCGACGCGCTGGTCGAGGGCGAGATCGAGCGAGACCCGGCGGGCTTCAGCATCGCGTTCCGTGTCTGGGATGCGTCGCGTTGTCGGCGCCTCTTGCGCCGCCGCTACCAGCAGTCCGGTCGCGACCTCGAGCGGGCCGCGCGTCGCCTGGCCGACGACGTCGTCGAGGCATTCATCGGTCTCCGCGGCGTGTCGAGTACCGAGATCGCCTTCGTGTCGGATCGCGGCGGCAACAAAGAGATCTACGTGATGAACGCCGATGGCAGCAACGCACGCGCTGCGACGGCGAACCGCTCGATCAACAACTTCCCGTCCTGGTCACCAGATGGCGAAGGGATCATCTACACCTCCTACCGACAGCAGAATCGGCCGCTGATCTTCTTGTCGAGTCGCGGGAAGGCGCGTCCCGGTCGGCTCCTGTCTCGGCTCGGGGTAGAGCGCTCGCTCTACCGGGCGGTCTTCAGCCCGGATCCGAACCGGATGGCGCTCGTGATGAGCACGGGCGAAGCGGCGGACCTCTTCACCGTGGCTCCGGACGGGGGTCGGCTGAAGCGTCTCACGCGCAGCCGGGCGATCGACATCTCGCCGTCCTTTTCGCCCGATGGCGAGCGTCTCTCGTTCGTCTCCGATCGCACGGGGTCGCCCCAGATCTATCTCATGAATGCGGACGGGACGAACATCCGCCGACTCACCTTCGACGGCTCCTACAACACCAACCCGAAGTGGTCGCCCGACGGGCTGTGGATCGCGTACGAGACCCGGGTCGGGGGGCAGTTCGACATCTGGCTGATCGACCCGGATGGAACCGTGAACGTTCCGCTCGTCACGAACCCGCGCAGTGACGAGGCACCGAGCTGGTCGCCGAATTCGCGAAAGCTGATCTTCAGCTCGACGCGGCGCGGGCGGGCGGATCTCTACGTGATCGATCGCGACGGTTCCAGCCTGCGCCGTCTGACCAGTTCCGCGGGAAACAACACGAGCCCCGACTGGGGCCCCTTTCCGCGCTGA
- a CDS encoding energy transducer TonB gives MVLSALVHVGAMVVFWLAPGDSSAALPPQVIAIELIEPPPSAPAPKPRAAPKPEPVPPAPKPPPKPEQVVLPEKPTQPKPKPKPKPPPKPREQKEVFREPEKKQEQNLEDLLAQMRGEAGETAPEAPSQTATVPSAGSSRGTGQLSAAERAWHAKVIRQMKRVWVVPPGFRTQDLETRVTVRLDAAGAILGTPQIVQRSGNPWYDEGVVRGLSKASPLPAPPEAGEWTIVFRPRDAF, from the coding sequence GTGGTGCTGTCGGCCCTGGTGCACGTCGGGGCGATGGTGGTCTTTTGGCTGGCGCCCGGAGACTCCTCCGCGGCGCTGCCCCCGCAGGTCATCGCCATCGAGCTGATCGAGCCTCCGCCCTCGGCGCCGGCGCCGAAGCCCCGGGCCGCCCCGAAGCCCGAGCCCGTTCCGCCCGCACCGAAGCCGCCCCCGAAGCCCGAGCAGGTCGTCCTTCCCGAGAAACCCACACAGCCCAAACCGAAACCCAAGCCGAAGCCCCCTCCGAAGCCGCGCGAGCAGAAGGAAGTCTTCCGCGAGCCGGAGAAGAAGCAGGAGCAGAACCTGGAAGATCTACTCGCACAGATGCGCGGTGAGGCGGGCGAGACCGCCCCGGAGGCCCCGTCCCAAACGGCCACGGTTCCTTCGGCGGGATCTTCCCGCGGGACGGGCCAGCTGTCGGCCGCCGAGCGCGCGTGGCACGCGAAGGTGATTCGCCAGATGAAGCGGGTCTGGGTCGTGCCCCCCGGCTTCCGGACCCAGGATCTCGAGACGCGCGTGACCGTCCGGCTCGATGCCGCGGGTGCCATTCTCGGCACGCCCCAGATCGTCCAACGTTCCGGGAACCCCTGGTACGATGAAGGGGTGGTGAGAGGGCTCAGCAAGGCGAGCCCGCTTCCGGCGCCGCCGGAGGCGGGAGAGTGGACGATCGTCTTCCGTCCGCGGGACGCGTTCTGA
- the tolR gene encoding protein TolR, with protein MPALRPGSTQRAMSEINVTPFVDVVLVLLIIFMVTAPMMQQGVDVDLPNTTTQNLRVQDEPLIITVKKDGTYHLANTQVTEAELGAKLEAILEGLDDKGVFLRADENVNYGAVVKALAAARLAGATKLGMVTEPQ; from the coding sequence GTGCCTGCTCTGCGGCCCGGCTCCACCCAGCGCGCCATGTCGGAGATCAACGTCACGCCCTTCGTGGACGTGGTGCTGGTGCTGCTGATCATCTTCATGGTCACGGCCCCGATGATGCAGCAGGGCGTGGACGTCGATCTGCCGAACACGACGACCCAGAATCTGCGGGTGCAGGACGAGCCCCTGATCATCACCGTGAAAAAGGATGGGACCTACCACCTGGCGAACACCCAGGTGACGGAAGCGGAGCTGGGTGCCAAGCTCGAAGCGATCTTGGAGGGGCTCGACGACAAGGGCGTCTTCCTCCGAGCGGACGAGAACGTGAACTACGGAGCCGTCGTCAAAGCGCTGGCCGCGGCCCGCCTGGCGGGCGCGACGAAGCTCGGCATGGTGACCGAGCCGCAATAG